Below is a genomic region from Candidatus Eremiobacteraceae bacterium.
TGGCGGCCGCGCCGTAGTAATAGGAAGGCACGCGCGCGCGCTCCCAAATGGCCTGAGCGCAGCGATGCGCCAAAAGCACTGCGTCGTCCATCGTTGCGTCGCCGACGGGGATGAACGGGATGACGTCGACGGCGCCCATGCGCGGGTGCTCGCCTTTATGGCTTCGCAAATCGATGAGTTCGACTGCTTTTTCGGCGAGCCGTACCGCTGCGCCGAGCACGCCGTCACCGGTGCCGACAAGCGTGATGACCGAGCGATTGTGCGCTTCATCGGAACTGACATCGACGACCGTGACGCCGTCGCCGGCAGCAGCGGCAGCGCGTACCGCTTCGATCACATCGATGCGGCGCCCATCCGAAATGTTCGGCACGCATTCGAAGACCTTCGCCATCGATGCGACCGCTTGGCCTCCGGCAGGCCGCTCCCCTTGCGCGCGACAATTCTACGGCATGGCAGTCATCGAAAGCCGGATCGACGTCTCGTCGCCGTCGTTTACAGCAAACCGCGACTACATGCTCGGCCTGCTCGACGAATTGCGATCGCGGACGGCGCAAGCCGCCGCCGGCGGCGGACCGGAAGCGATGGCCAAGCACACGTCGCGCGGCAAACTTCCCGTGCGCGAACGCATCGCGCGGCTGTTGGATCCGCGCTCGGCATTCCTCGAATTTTCAAGCCTCGCCGCGTGCGACATGTACGACGGCGATGCGCCGTCGGCCGGTCTCGTCACCGGAATCGGCGTCGTGGAGGGGCGCGAGTGCGTCGTCATCGGCAACGACGCGACCGTCAAAGGCGGCACGTACTACCCGATGACGGTCAAGAAACATCTGCGCGCGCAAGAGATCGCGGAGCAGAACTATCTGCCGTGCATCTATCTGGTCGACTCCGGCGGCGCGTTTTTGCCGCTGCAAGACGAAGTGTTTCCCGACCGCGATCACTTCGGGCGGATCTTTTACAATCAGGCGCGCATGTCGGGCAAAGGGATTCCGCAGATCGCAGCCGTCTTAGGGTCGTGCACTGCCGGCGGTGCGTACGTGCCGGCCATGTCCGACGAGACGGTGATCGTGAAAGGCCAAGGAACGATATTTCTGGCCGGTCCGCCGCTCGTGAAAGCCGCGACCGGCGAGGTCGTGAGTGCTGAGGATCTTGGCGGCGCCGATGTGCACACGAAGATCTCCGGCGTCAGCGACCACTACGCCGTGTCCGACGAACACGCGCTTGCGATCGTGCGCGAGATCGTCACGAATCTCAACTCGCGCAAGCGCACGCCGTGGCCGGTGCGAGAGGCCAAACCGCCGCGCCACGATGCACGCGAGCTCTACGGCATCATCCCGAGCGACCGACGAAAATCGTACGACGCGCGCGAAGTGATCGCACGCATCGTGGACGGTTCGGAATTTCACGAGTTCAAAGCGCTCTACGGTCAGACGCTCGTTTGCGGATTCGGCCACATCGAAGGGCAGCCCGTGGGCATCCTCGCGAACCAAGGCGTGCTGTTTTCCGAGAGCGCTCTAAAGGCGACGCACTTCATCGAGTTGTGCTGCCAGCGCGGTGTTCCGCTCGTCTTCCTGCAGAACATCACCGGTTTCATGGTGGGCAAGAAATATGAAGAAGGCGGCATCGCAAAGGACGGGGCCAAGATGGTGATGGCGGTGGCCAACGCCGAAGTTCCGAAATTCACGGTCATCGTCGGCGGATCGTTCGGCGCCGGCAACTACGGCATGTGCGGCCGAGCATATGGTCCGCGGCAGCTTTGGATGTGGCCGAACGCCCGCATCTCGGTGATGGGCGGCGAACAGGCCGCAAACGTGCTGCTGACCGTGAAGCTTGAGCAGTTGGAGCGTCAGGGGCGCTCGCTGACGCCTGAAGAACGCGACGAGTTCATGCGCCCGACCCGCGAGAAATACGAAGCGGAGGGTAATCCGTACCACAGCACGGCGCGGCTGTGGGATGACGGTATCATAGACCCGGCGGACACGCGCGCAGTTCTCGCACTCGGTATCTCGGCATCGGCCAACGCGCCGCTGCCGCCGACGAAATTCGGCGTATTCAGAATGTAGATCGGCGTCATGTAGGGCGAGCGGTGCTCGCCCTACGACGGCGGACCGCGGGCGGGCGATGCTCGCCTTATAACGGGGAACAGAGGAAAGGTCGTTCATGCACGATACCATAGCGATCGATCGCAGCGACGCGGTCATGCGCGTCCGCATGAACAGACCCGACGTGCGCAACGCGCTCGACACACGGATGATCGCGGAATTGACCGAGGCGTTTGCTTCGGTCGGCTCCGATGCGTCGGTCCGAGCGATGGTCCTTGAAGGCGCGGGCAAGATGTTCTCGGGCGGCGCCGATATCAACTACATGCGCCAGAGCCTCGAGCTTTCGCGCGAAGAGAATCGCGCAGATGCGCTGCGGCTTTCGGACATGTTCGCAGCGATCGATGATTGTCCGGTGCCCGTCATCGCGAGAGTGCAATCCGCGGCGCTCGGCGGCGGCGCCGGGCTGATCGCCGCGTGCGATATCGTGATCGCCGCAGACGACGCGATCTTTGGATTCACCGAAGCGAAGCTCGGCATCGTGCCGGCGGTGATTTCGCCGTTCGTGCTGCGAAAGATCGGTGTCGGCCACGCTCGAGCATTATTCACCACGGGCGAACGATTCGGCGCCGCTCGAGCGCTGCAGATCGGTCTCGTGCACCACGTCGTGCCGGCAGCGGACCTGGACAAGGCGCTGGAAGCGACGATCCATGAAGTGCTCGCGTGCGGACCGCAAGCGACTCGGACGGCGAAGATCATCGCGCGAACGGTTCTCGGGCTCGACAAAGACGAGGCGCGCGAATGGACCGCCGCCACGATCGCGCAGCGGCGGAGCAGCGACGAAGGACAAGAGGGACTGCGCGCATTTCTTGAAAAACGGACGCCCAAGTGGCGCTAGCCCGTCCTTTCGAAAGAGTTTTGATAGCAAACCGCGGCGAGATCGCGGTGCGCATCGCGCGAACATGCCGCGCGATGGGTATCCATACTGTCGCCATCTATTCCGACCCGGATAAAGAAGCCGTGCACGTCCGAGCGTGCGATGCAGCGGTGCGGATCGGACCGGCGGCCGCCCGCCAATCGTATCTGCGTGCCGACGCGATCGTCGAAGCCGCTCGAGCCAGCGGCGCGGACGCGATACATCCCGGTTATGGTTTTCTCTCCGAGAACGCGGACTTCGCGGCGGCGTGCTCTGCCGCCGGCATCGCGTTTGTCGGACCGCCCCCGCATGCGATGCGCGCGATGGGTGACAAGATCGCGGCCAAGCGCACTGTCGGCGAAGCGGGCGTGCCGACCGTTCCGGGCTACTTGGGGGACGAACAGTCCTTTGAGGTATTCGAAGCGGAAGCCAAGCGTATCGGAGCCCCGCTTCTGGTGAAGGCCGCCGCCGGCGGCGGCGGCAAGGGCATGCGAATCGTGCGCGATCCGGCCGATCTGCGGTCCGCGATCGAGGGCGCTAAGCGTGAGGCAGGCGCTGCGTTCGGCGACGACACGGTTTTCCTGGAGCGCTATCTCAGCGCGCCGCGGCATGTGGAGATCCAAGTACTTGCCGACGCGAGCGGCGCGTGCATCCACCTCGGCGAGCGCGAGTGCTCGGTCCAGCGCCGCCATCAAAAAGTTCTCGAGGAGACGCCATCGACCGCCGTCGACGCCGCTCTTCGCGCGCGCATGGGCGCGGCCGCGGTACAAGCCGCTCTTGCCGTCGGCTATGTCAACGCCGGCACTGTCGAGTTCATGCTCGACGCCGACGGATCGTTCTACTTCCTTGAAATGAACACGCGGCTGCAAGTCGAGCATCCCATCACCGAGTCTGTCTTAGGAATCGACCTCGTTCGCGAACAGCTCTGGATCGCCGCCGGCAAGCCGCTCGCGTTTTCTCAGGACGAGATGAGACCGCGCGGTCACGCGATCGAAGTGCGAGTGTATGCCGAGGACGCTTCGAACGGATTCTTACCGTGCACCGGAATGATAACGGCGTTCGGTCTCCCCGAAGGACCAGGCATCCGCAACGATGCAGGCGTTGCGTTAGGCACCGTCGTCTCGTCCGACTACGATCCGATGCTCGCAAAACTCATCGTCTCCGATCGCACGCGTGGGGCATGCATCGAGCGCCTGACGGCGGCTCTCGACGACTACCGCATCGGAGGCGTCGGCTCGAACCTTCCATTTCTTCGCTGGCTTGTGAGCCACGAGGCATTTCAACGCGGCGAGACCACGACCGATTTCATTGAGCGCCATTTCACCACGAGCGCGCTTGCGCATGAGGGCGATCAAGAACTCGCGCTGATGGCCGCGGCCGCGGCGCTCGGTTTCGGCTTCGAGCGCTCTCGCCCGCCGGACCCGTGGCGAGCGCTCGGGCCGTGGCGGCAGTCGCAGGCCGAACGCACCGTCCACTTCGGTCGGCCTCTTGCGAGCGACGTCCGGCTGACATGGGATCCGCGCGCCTCGGCGTGGTGGTGCTCCGCGGGCGATCGAACTACGCGCGTGTCTACAACGGGCAACGGCGAGTTTGTCGCGCAGGTAGACGGCACTGAGCGCCCGTTCGTCGCGTGGCCGTTGCGCGGCGGCATCGGCGTCGCCTTCGACTCATTCTTTGCCGACTGTGTGCTTGCGCTGCCGCCCGCGGTCGCCGAAAGCGCGAAAGGCCACCGCCATGCCGCGCATGGTTCGACCGGATCGGTCGCCGCGCCGATGAGCGGAACGGTCGTCAAAGTCGCCGTGGCGCCCGGTGCAGACGTCGAAGCGCACCAAGTGCTCGTCGTCATGGAGGCGATGAAGATGGAGCATAGCATCGCCGCGCCGCACGCGGGCTGCGTCGCGGAGATTTCGGTCGCTCAAGGTGATACCGTGGCCGCAGGCGACGTCCTCGTGCGCATCGACGCATGAGCGAGATGCCGAGCCGCGTCACCGTGGTCGAAGTTGGGCCGCGCGACGGCCTGCAGAACGAAAAAGAGATCGTTCCGACCGAACGCAAAGTCGCGTTTATCGAAGCGCTCGCCGACGCAGGCCTTCCTGTCGTGGAAGCGACCTCGTTCGTAAGCCCCAAATCTATACCGCAACTCGCCGACGCGGATGACGTGATGCGTCGTGTCCGATTTCGCAACGGCGTGCGCTATCCGGTCCTTGTGCCGAACGAGCGCGGGTTGGATCGCGCGATCGCCGCCGGCGCGCGCGAGATCGCCGTGTTCACCGCCGCTTCTGAATCTTTCGCGCGTGCGAATATCAACGCGTCGATCGCCGAATCGATCGGGCGATTCGAACCCGTCGTCCGGCGTGCGAAGACACAAGGCATGCGCGTGCGCGGCTATGTCTCGACGTGCTTCGGTTGTCCGTACGAGGGAGAAGTCGCGCCGCACGCTGTCGTCGACGTCGCGTCGCGACTGCTGGCCCTCGGCATCGATGAGCTTTCGATCGGCGACACGATCGGCGTCGCGACGCCGAATCAGGTCGTCGAACTGTGCGGCCTGCTTTTCGCGCACGTAGAAGCCGCGCGCTGCGCGATGCATTTCCACGATACGCGCGGCACGGCGCTTGCCAACGTGCTCGCGGCGCTGCAGTGCGGTGTCTCGATCTTCGATAGCGCCGCCGGCGGCTTCGGCGGCTGTCCGTACGCGCCGGGCGCCGCCGGCAACCTCGCAACAGAAGATCTCATCTACATGCTGCACGGCATGAAGATCGAGACCGGCGTTTCCCTGGAAAAGGTCGTCGCCGCAACTTCACTCATCGCAGGCGACCTTTCTCACGCACCAACGAGCAAGGCCTGGCAAGCTCTTGCAAAATAATCGTAGGGCGGACCTTTCTGGTCCGCCGGCGGACGACAAACGTCCGCTCCTCATGGGAAGCAATGCCCACAGGTCCGAGTTCATGAACTTCGAAGTCTAAGACGTTATGATAGATAACGCCTCAGCGGCCATTCTATCTCTTGCGCGCGGCCGCGCGCGCTGGTTCTGGATCCCGATGGCAGCGTGGTCGCTGCTCGCGATCGCCAACTTCAGGGATCCCTCAGCGCTCTTCTTGTGCGCATTCGTCGCCGCGATGTTCACCACGTTCTGGTATTTCGCGTCGCAAGGTCAAGGCTGGCCGTTCCTCGTCGGCGCGATCCTTGCCGGCGTGAACGCGCTGGTCGGCTTGCTGTCCATCCTTGGAATCATACCGGGCCTCATAGCAGCGTTCGTGTGTTGGCGCCTGTGGGATTCGTACGTCACGTGCTCAAGTCTAGAGTCGACGAAAGCGCTCCATGCGCAACTCGTCGACCGTCTTACGATCCCATCGCGGCTCGCAGGCCAAACCCCGCGCAACGTATTCAAACCGGACTTACCACGCCGCGTCGCCGAAGAATCCGACGCGCCCGCGCCGGCGCCTTGGCAGCCATATCGCCCGCCGAAAATCATCGACGGACCGCCAGAAGCCACAACCTAGGTGGTCGACGAAGGGCAAGATTTGTAGGGCGGACCTTTATGGTCCGCCGGCTTCCGACGTCACTCGGTGGCTAGCATCACCGACATCGACTGGAATCCCAACTTGCCCGGGCCCGTGAAGCGATTCCAAAATAGGTTGCCGCCGCTTGCGAAAATACCCGTCGAAAGCTTTTGGAAGATCGTCTCCATCTTCACGGTTTGCGATTTATAAAGCCACGCGCCGGGTTCGACATCGATCTGCTCCCCAGCGCCAAGCTCTACTTCGAAAACATTTCCATAGCCTTGCAGCCAGATTACACCAGCATCCGACTGGCACTTGAACGTGTCGATGAAAAAGCCGGTGCCGCCGAAGAACATGCTCGCGGCGCCTTTGACGCGCGCGAATGAATAGCCGATGCCGTTCGTGGCGGCGAGGAATTGATGCTCGCGAACGTCGACCGTCTGGCCCCTTTCCATGTGCATGGCCAAGACGTGGCCGGCGCCATCGCGGCTGAACGCGATGCGCCCCGGCCCACCGGCCTGCGTCACGAAGACCGGCATGCCGGCGAGCATGCGCTTGAGCGCACCTGGCACCGGCATGATGCTGATCTCGACCGAGAGATCTTTCCAGAGCAGTATGTTGTGCTCGAAGTAGATCTTCTCAGACGTGAGTTCGACGTGGAGGACGGGGACGAGTTCGCCTTCGATGTGATACGTGACGCCGCCGAAGGTCTCGTCGCGGGCCTGTGTCGGCAGTAAGACGGGAACGTTCATCAGAGCCTCCAGTCGAGGTGATTGCGATCGGCAGCGGCGATCGCTTCGGGATAACCGGCATCGGCGTGCCGGATGATTCCCATTCCGGGATCTGTCGTGAGCACACGTCGAAGCCGCTCGCGAGCATCGTCGGAACCGTCGGCGACGATGACCATTCCCGCGTGGATGGAGTAGCCGATTCCGACACCGCCGCCATGGTGCACGCTCACCCAGTGCGCGCCGCCGACGGCGTTGATCAGCGCGTTGAGAATGGGCCAGTCGGCTATCGCGTCCGACCCGTCGCGCATCGCCTCCGTCTCGCGATTCGGCGAAGCGACCGAGCCCGCATCGAGGTGGTCGCGCCCGATGACGATCGGCGCTTTCACACGCCCCGTCCGCACGAGCTCGTTGATCTTCAAGCCGAATTTCTCGCGCTCGCCGAAACCGAGCCAACAAATGCGAGCGGGCAGACCCTGGAACTTCACGCGTTCTCGTGCGAGCTCGATCCAACGGCGTAGGTGCCCGTTGTCCGGGAAGGTCTCGAGCAAAGCATCATCAAGAACCGCGATATCCGATGGTTCTCCTGAGAGCGCCGCCCACCGGAACGGCCCTTTGCCTTCGCAGAAGAGCGGCCGAATGAATGCCGGCGTGAAGCCGGGGAAGTCGAACGCATCCTGCACGCCGGCGATCTTGGCTTGCGCTCTGATGTTATTGCCGTAGTCGAAGACCACGGCACCCGCGCGCTGGAAGTCGAGCATAGCGCGGACATGCACGCCCATCGATTCGAGCGCGCGCTGTTCGTAGCGCGCGGGATCCTCTTCGCGAAGCTCCTCGGCGCCATCGAGAGTGAGGCCCGCCGGCACATACCCCGCGAGCGCATCGTGCGCGGACGTCTGATCCGTCACGACGTCGATCGGCGCGTTGCGGCGGCGCATCTCGGGAAAAACGTCGGCCGCATTGCCCAGCAAGCCGATCGAAAGCGCCCGCTTCTCGCAAGCCGCCGCGGAGGCAAGCCCGAGCGCTTCATCTATTGATTGAGCCGCGACGTCGCAATAGCGGCCTTCGATGCGGCGTTGGATTCGCGCGGGGTCGATCTCGACGCATATGGCGACGCCGCCGTTCATCGTCACGGCGAGCGGCTGCGCGCCGCCCATTCCGCCCAAGCCGGCGGTGAGCACGATGCGTCCGGCGAGCGACCCGCCGAAGTGCTTAGCCGCAAGCGCCGCAAACGTCTCATATGTCCCCTGCAATATGCCCTGCGTGCCGATGTAGATCCACGAACCGGCGGTCATCTGGCCGTACATCGTCAGGCCCTGTGCCTCAAGCGCGCGAAACGTCTCCCAGTCCGCCCACTTCGGCACGAGCATGGAATTCGAAATCAAAACGCGCGGCGCGGCTTCGTGCGTCCGCCAGACCGCGACCGGTTTGCCGGACTGGACGAGCAGCGTTTCATCGTTCTTGAGCCGTTTGAGCGTGCGCACGATCGCGTCGAACGCTTCCCACGACCGCGCCGCGCGCCCGCTGCCGCCGTAGACCACGAGATCCTGCGGCCGCTCCGCCACGTCCGGATCCAAATTATTCATGAGCATGCGCATGGCGGCTTCCTGGCCCCAGCCAAGGCAAGTCCGCTCGGGTCCGCGCGGTGCTCGCACGACGCGGCTGGATGACGTGCTCATCAGAGTCTATCCTCTTACTATGTCAGAGTGGACCGATTTCGGCTTCGACGGCGCTGACGAGCTCGCCGCTCGCAAGCAGTTCGCGGGCCGTGGCGATGTCGATGCTCAAATCGCGATCATCATCGAGATGCGGCACGCGGGCCCGGATCGCGCGGTGCGCGATCGCCGTGCCGCGCCCGAACGTGAGCGGCGAGCGGAAATCGAGCGCTTGCGCCGCCTCGAGCAATTCGATCGCGAGGACGTTCTGGAGATTCTCGACTACACGCGCGCACTGACGCGCGGATATAGTGCCCATGCTGACGTGGTCTTCCTGGCCCGCCGACGTGGGAATCGAATCCACGGATGCGGGCGCGCAGAGCGTCTTGTTCTCGCTGACGAGCGCCGCCGCGGTATACTGCGCAACCATGAAGCCGCTGCGCAGTCCGCTTCGCTCGGTGAGGAACATCGGCAAGCCTTCGAGACCATCGAGCAGTTTGTAGACGCGCCGTTCGGAGATCGATCCAAGTTCGGCAAGGGCGATCGCGAGGTAATCCATCGCCATCGCGACCGGCTCGCCGTGGAAGTTCCCGCCGCTGACAAAGGAACCGTCCTCCGGGAAGATCACGGGGTTATCGGTCACCGAGTTGATCTCGAGTTCGATCGTGTCCTTGACGAATCGCACGCAGTCGCGCACCGCGCCGTGCACGACCGGCATGCAGCGAAACGAATACGGATCCTGCACGCGATCGCAGTCGCTGTGCGAGGCCATGACGCCCGAATCGCGCAGCAAGCGCCGCAGATTCGCGCCGACGCGCAGCTGCCCGGCGTGCGGCCGGAGCGCGTTCATGCGTTCGACGAACGGTGCGTCGCTGCCGAGGAAAGCCTCGAGGCTCATCGCACCCGTGATGTCGGCGGCTTTGCACGCGTTCTCCGCGTCGAAAAGCGCGAGCGCGCCGATCGCGGTCATCACTTGCGTGCCGTTGATCAGCGATATCCCTTCCTTATACGACAGGCTGAGCGGTGCGAGCCCGGCGGCAGAAAGCGCGCGGGCGCCGGGCAGCAGCTGACCGTCGTACCACGCCTCGCCCTCGCCCATGAGGACGAGCGCGACGTGCGCGAGCGGTGCCAGATCGCCGGAGGCACCGACCGACCCTTGACATGGCACGACCGGCAGCACGTTGCGGTCCAGCATGGCGAGAAGAAGATCGATCGCCTCTTGCCGGACGCCGGAATTGCCGCGGGCGAGCGAATGCGCACGTAGCAAGACCGATGCGCGCGTCGCGGCGCTTGACAGCGGCTCGCCGACGCCGGTCGCGTGGCTGCGGACGAGGTTGCGCTGCAGTTCGAGTGCGTCCTCGGCCGGTATCTTGACGTTCTTCAAGTGCCCGAAGCCGGTCGTCACGCCGTAGACGCGGTCGCCGGCAGTCACGGTGCGCTCGACGAGATCGCGGGCGGCCGCGATCTTCGCGCGGCACGCATCGGCGAGCGAAACCTTGGCCCCGCGGCGCGCGACCGCTTCGACGAGCGATAACGACAGATTCGTGCCGTCTATAGCGATCGGCCGGGGATTCGTCATGACGCGTCGTTTCGGCTAGCGGCGCGCGCCATCATGCTCGGAGCGGGCGTTCAATCCGCAAACGCTATGGCGACGGCTTCCGAGAGCGTTCGCGCCGGAGAGACGAAGAGCGCGGCGGTCGAATAGACTGCGCGCGCCGAGGCGGGCACGATAGCGCGTTTGAAGCCGAGCTTCTCGGCTTCGGCAAGGCGCCGCGCCGCGCCGCTGACTTCGCGCAATTCGCCGGCGAGGCCGACCTCGCCGAACAGACGACATCGTGCGCGATCGCGCGATCGCGCAGCGCCGAGACGATCGCGACGGCGATCCCAAGATCGACCGCGGGCTCGGTCACGCGCAGTCCGCCCACGACGCTCGC
It encodes:
- a CDS encoding carboxyl transferase domain-containing protein, whose product is MAVIESRIDVSSPSFTANRDYMLGLLDELRSRTAQAAAGGGPEAMAKHTSRGKLPVRERIARLLDPRSAFLEFSSLAACDMYDGDAPSAGLVTGIGVVEGRECVVIGNDATVKGGTYYPMTVKKHLRAQEIAEQNYLPCIYLVDSGGAFLPLQDEVFPDRDHFGRIFYNQARMSGKGIPQIAAVLGSCTAGGAYVPAMSDETVIVKGQGTIFLAGPPLVKAATGEVVSAEDLGGADVHTKISGVSDHYAVSDEHALAIVREIVTNLNSRKRTPWPVREAKPPRHDARELYGIIPSDRRKSYDAREVIARIVDGSEFHEFKALYGQTLVCGFGHIEGQPVGILANQGVLFSESALKATHFIELCCQRGVPLVFLQNITGFMVGKKYEEGGIAKDGAKMVMAVANAEVPKFTVIVGGSFGAGNYGMCGRAYGPRQLWMWPNARISVMGGEQAANVLLTVKLEQLERQGRSLTPEERDEFMRPTREKYEAEGNPYHSTARLWDDGIIDPADTRAVLALGISASANAPLPPTKFGVFRM
- a CDS encoding enoyl-CoA hydratase-related protein; amino-acid sequence: MHDTIAIDRSDAVMRVRMNRPDVRNALDTRMIAELTEAFASVGSDASVRAMVLEGAGKMFSGGADINYMRQSLELSREENRADALRLSDMFAAIDDCPVPVIARVQSAALGGGAGLIAACDIVIAADDAIFGFTEAKLGIVPAVISPFVLRKIGVGHARALFTTGERFGAARALQIGLVHHVVPAADLDKALEATIHEVLACGPQATRTAKIIARTVLGLDKDEAREWTAATIAQRRSSDEGQEGLRAFLEKRTPKWR
- a CDS encoding acetyl-CoA carboxylase biotin carboxylase subunit, whose translation is MIANRGEIAVRIARTCRAMGIHTVAIYSDPDKEAVHVRACDAAVRIGPAAARQSYLRADAIVEAARASGADAIHPGYGFLSENADFAAACSAAGIAFVGPPPHAMRAMGDKIAAKRTVGEAGVPTVPGYLGDEQSFEVFEAEAKRIGAPLLVKAAAGGGGKGMRIVRDPADLRSAIEGAKREAGAAFGDDTVFLERYLSAPRHVEIQVLADASGACIHLGERECSVQRRHQKVLEETPSTAVDAALRARMGAAAVQAALAVGYVNAGTVEFMLDADGSFYFLEMNTRLQVEHPITESVLGIDLVREQLWIAAGKPLAFSQDEMRPRGHAIEVRVYAEDASNGFLPCTGMITAFGLPEGPGIRNDAGVALGTVVSSDYDPMLAKLIVSDRTRGACIERLTAALDDYRIGGVGSNLPFLRWLVSHEAFQRGETTTDFIERHFTTSALAHEGDQELALMAAAAALGFGFERSRPPDPWRALGPWRQSQAERTVHFGRPLASDVRLTWDPRASAWWCSAGDRTTRVSTTGNGEFVAQVDGTERPFVAWPLRGGIGVAFDSFFADCVLALPPAVAESAKGHRHAAHGSTGSVAAPMSGTVVKVAVAPGADVEAHQVLVVMEAMKMEHSIAAPHAGCVAEISVAQGDTVAAGDVLVRIDA
- a CDS encoding hydroxymethylglutaryl-CoA lyase, with the translated sequence MSEMPSRVTVVEVGPRDGLQNEKEIVPTERKVAFIEALADAGLPVVEATSFVSPKSIPQLADADDVMRRVRFRNGVRYPVLVPNERGLDRAIAAGAREIAVFTAASESFARANINASIAESIGRFEPVVRRAKTQGMRVRGYVSTCFGCPYEGEVAPHAVVDVASRLLALGIDELSIGDTIGVATPNQVVELCGLLFAHVEAARCAMHFHDTRGTALANVLAALQCGVSIFDSAAGGFGGCPYAPGAAGNLATEDLIYMLHGMKIETGVSLEKVVAATSLIAGDLSHAPTSKAWQALAK
- a CDS encoding AIM24 family protein, with protein sequence MNVPVLLPTQARDETFGGVTYHIEGELVPVLHVELTSEKIYFEHNILLWKDLSVEISIMPVPGALKRMLAGMPVFVTQAGGPGRIAFSRDGAGHVLAMHMERGQTVDVREHQFLAATNGIGYSFARVKGAASMFFGGTGFFIDTFKCQSDAGVIWLQGYGNVFEVELGAGEQIDVEPGAWLYKSQTVKMETIFQKLSTGIFASGGNLFWNRFTGPGKLGFQSMSVMLATE
- the hutU gene encoding urocanate hydratase, translated to MSTSSSRVVRAPRGPERTCLGWGQEAAMRMLMNNLDPDVAERPQDLVVYGGSGRAARSWEAFDAIVRTLKRLKNDETLLVQSGKPVAVWRTHEAAPRVLISNSMLVPKWADWETFRALEAQGLTMYGQMTAGSWIYIGTQGILQGTYETFAALAAKHFGGSLAGRIVLTAGLGGMGGAQPLAVTMNGGVAICVEIDPARIQRRIEGRYCDVAAQSIDEALGLASAAACEKRALSIGLLGNAADVFPEMRRRNAPIDVVTDQTSAHDALAGYVPAGLTLDGAEELREEDPARYEQRALESMGVHVRAMLDFQRAGAVVFDYGNNIRAQAKIAGVQDAFDFPGFTPAFIRPLFCEGKGPFRWAALSGEPSDIAVLDDALLETFPDNGHLRRWIELARERVKFQGLPARICWLGFGEREKFGLKINELVRTGRVKAPIVIGRDHLDAGSVASPNRETEAMRDGSDAIADWPILNALINAVGGAHWVSVHHGGGVGIGYSIHAGMVIVADGSDDARERLRRVLTTDPGMGIIRHADAGYPEAIAAADRNHLDWRL
- the hutH gene encoding histidine ammonia-lyase, whose translation is MTNPRPIAIDGTNLSLSLVEAVARRGAKVSLADACRAKIAAARDLVERTVTAGDRVYGVTTGFGHLKNVKIPAEDALELQRNLVRSHATGVGEPLSSAATRASVLLRAHSLARGNSGVRQEAIDLLLAMLDRNVLPVVPCQGSVGASGDLAPLAHVALVLMGEGEAWYDGQLLPGARALSAAGLAPLSLSYKEGISLINGTQVMTAIGALALFDAENACKAADITGAMSLEAFLGSDAPFVERMNALRPHAGQLRVGANLRRLLRDSGVMASHSDCDRVQDPYSFRCMPVVHGAVRDCVRFVKDTIELEINSVTDNPVIFPEDGSFVSGGNFHGEPVAMAMDYLAIALAELGSISERRVYKLLDGLEGLPMFLTERSGLRSGFMVAQYTAAALVSENKTLCAPASVDSIPTSAGQEDHVSMGTISARQCARVVENLQNVLAIELLEAAQALDFRSPLTFGRGTAIAHRAIRARVPHLDDDRDLSIDIATARELLASGELVSAVEAEIGPL